One part of the Leptolyngbya sp. FACHB-261 genome encodes these proteins:
- the pds gene encoding 15-cis-phytoene desaturase, producing MRVAIAGGGLAGLACAKYLCDLGHQPLVLERRDVLGGLVAAWKDADGDWYETGLHIFFGAYPNMLQLFKELGIEDRLQWKEHTMIFNMPNAPGTYSRFDFPDIPAPINGITAILRNNDMLTWPEKIKFGLGLIPAIIHGQKYIEEMDRYSFLEWLRLQGIPERVADEVFIAMSKALNFIGPDEISATILLTALNRFLREKNGSKMAFLDGSPTERLCEPLVDYITERGGQVRTEAALKEILLNEDGSVKGFLLRGLDGAADELITADAYVSAIAVDPLKTLLPAPWRELDYFKQLEGLEGVPVVNLHLWFDRKLTDIDHLLFSRSPLLSVYADMSNTCKEYADPDKSMLELVLAPAKDWIGKSDEEIVAATMAELAKLFPEQIPEPAKLLKYKVVKTPRSVYKATPGREQVRPSQVTPIANFFLAGSYTAQRYLGSMEGAVLSGKLTAQAIAPATATTAPEPQGLAVPV from the coding sequence ATGCGCGTTGCGATTGCAGGGGGCGGTTTGGCAGGGCTTGCCTGTGCCAAGTATCTATGCGATTTGGGGCATCAGCCTTTGGTGCTGGAGCGCCGAGATGTGCTGGGGGGACTGGTTGCGGCCTGGAAAGATGCGGATGGCGACTGGTATGAAACCGGTCTACATATTTTCTTTGGCGCCTATCCCAACATGCTCCAGTTATTTAAGGAGCTGGGCATTGAAGATCGGTTGCAGTGGAAAGAACACACGATGATCTTCAACATGCCGAACGCGCCGGGCACCTACTCGCGCTTTGATTTTCCTGATATTCCTGCCCCGATCAATGGCATCACTGCCATTTTGCGCAACAATGACATGCTCACCTGGCCGGAGAAAATTAAGTTCGGGTTGGGCTTAATTCCCGCGATTATTCACGGCCAGAAATACATTGAGGAAATGGATCGCTACTCCTTCCTCGAATGGCTGCGTTTACAGGGGATTCCTGAGCGGGTCGCGGACGAAGTATTCATTGCCATGTCCAAGGCGCTCAACTTCATTGGGCCAGACGAAATTTCAGCCACGATTCTGCTGACTGCGCTCAACCGTTTCCTTCGAGAGAAGAATGGCTCGAAGATGGCGTTTCTGGATGGGTCGCCGACCGAGCGTTTGTGTGAACCCTTGGTTGACTACATCACTGAGCGAGGTGGCCAAGTCCGAACCGAGGCGGCTCTCAAAGAAATTTTGCTCAACGAAGACGGCAGCGTTAAAGGCTTTTTGCTGCGTGGCTTAGACGGGGCCGCTGATGAGCTAATCACAGCAGATGCCTATGTCTCGGCCATCGCGGTAGACCCGTTAAAAACCCTTCTGCCTGCACCTTGGCGAGAGCTGGACTACTTCAAGCAGCTAGAGGGTTTGGAAGGGGTACCCGTCGTTAATCTGCACTTGTGGTTCGACCGCAAGCTGACCGATATCGACCACCTGCTGTTCTCTCGCTCCCCCTTGCTCAGCGTCTATGCCGACATGAGCAATACCTGTAAGGAGTACGCTGATCCTGACAAGTCGATGTTGGAGCTGGTTTTGGCTCCGGCTAAAGACTGGATTGGCAAGTCCGATGAAGAGATTGTCGCGGCCACAATGGCGGAGCTGGCCAAGCTGTTTCCTGAGCAGATTCCAGAGCCAGCCAAGCTTCTCAAATACAAAGTTGTGAAGACCCCCCGCTCGGTTTACAAGGCGACACCAGGACGGGAGCAGGTTCGCCCTTCTCAAGTCACACCGATCGCCAATTTCTTCCTGGCTGGTTCCTATACGGCACAACGCTATCTCGGCAGTATGGAAGGGGCTGTGCTTTCTGGTAAGCTGACAGCGCAGGCCATTGCCCCTGCCACTGCAACTACTGCGCCTGAGCCTCAGGGCCTTGCCGTCCCTGTCTAA
- a CDS encoding response regulator transcription factor, producing the protein MTSSPQGNNDVLSDRELQVIELVASGLTNQEIAEKLDISKRTVDNHVSNILNKTSTENRVALVRWALQWGKVCLDQVNCCTLDLPRDDAAS; encoded by the coding sequence ATGACCAGCAGCCCTCAGGGCAACAATGACGTCCTCTCCGATCGGGAGCTTCAGGTAATTGAACTGGTCGCCTCCGGTTTGACCAATCAAGAAATCGCTGAAAAACTCGATATCAGCAAGCGGACCGTAGATAACCACGTCAGTAACATCCTCAACAAAACCAGTACTGAGAACCGGGTTGCTCTGGTTCGCTGGGCACTTCAATGGGGCAAGGTCTGTCTGGACCAAGTCAACTGTTGCACTCTGGACTTGCCTCGCGATGACGCTGCATCCTAA
- the hisS gene encoding histidine--tRNA ligase has protein sequence MGSIQASRGTRDILADEIAYWQRLEAVARTLLPQAAYQEIRTPLFEQTDLFERGIGEATDVVGKEMYTFEDRGGRSLTLRPEGTAGVVRAYIEHGLQAQGGVQRLWYLGPMFRYERPQAGRQRQFHQLGIEVIGSRDPRADVEVIALFNDFLTQLGITDLSLELNSVGNPEDRQRYRAALVDYFTPYQQELDADSQDRLSRNPLRILDSKDPRTQAIAVAAPSILDYLGPDSKVHFDQVQALLSDLDIGYRLNPRLVRGLDYYTHTAFEFQSGALGAQSAVGGGGRYDGLVSELGGPATPAVGWAIGLERLVLLLQRLQPLSATEIDVYIISKGSLAEANALKLARQLRQQGLGVELDLSSSAFSKQFKRADRSGASVALVLGDEETQAGTVQIKWLKSGEQRTLAQTQLLTEAQSLFRTSSEA, from the coding sequence ATGGGATCAATTCAGGCTTCACGGGGCACCCGTGACATCCTGGCCGACGAAATTGCTTACTGGCAGCGGCTAGAAGCCGTAGCCCGGACGCTCCTACCGCAAGCCGCATACCAGGAAATTCGCACCCCTCTGTTCGAGCAGACTGACCTCTTTGAGCGAGGCATTGGTGAGGCCACCGATGTTGTAGGCAAAGAGATGTACACCTTTGAGGACCGAGGCGGTCGCTCGCTCACCCTACGCCCAGAAGGTACAGCTGGCGTTGTCCGGGCTTATATCGAGCATGGTTTGCAGGCTCAGGGCGGTGTCCAGCGCCTGTGGTATCTCGGCCCCATGTTTCGCTACGAGCGCCCGCAGGCCGGTCGACAGCGCCAATTTCACCAACTCGGCATTGAGGTAATTGGCAGCCGTGATCCCCGTGCTGATGTCGAGGTGATCGCGCTGTTCAACGACTTTTTGACGCAGCTGGGTATCACTGACCTGAGTCTGGAATTGAATTCGGTGGGTAACCCCGAAGACCGTCAGCGCTACCGCGCCGCTCTAGTGGACTATTTCACGCCCTACCAGCAGGAGCTAGACGCCGACTCTCAAGACCGCTTGAGCCGTAATCCCCTACGAATTCTGGATAGCAAAGATCCTCGAACTCAAGCGATTGCCGTTGCCGCACCTAGCATTCTCGACTACCTGGGACCGGACTCGAAGGTGCATTTCGACCAGGTCCAGGCTTTGCTCAGCGATTTGGACATTGGCTACCGGCTCAACCCTCGCCTCGTGCGCGGCTTGGACTATTACACCCATACTGCTTTCGAATTTCAGTCAGGGGCTTTGGGTGCTCAGTCAGCGGTGGGTGGCGGTGGACGCTACGACGGCTTAGTCAGCGAATTGGGCGGACCAGCGACCCCGGCTGTGGGTTGGGCAATTGGTCTAGAACGCCTGGTCTTGCTGTTACAGCGATTGCAGCCTTTATCGGCAACCGAGATCGATGTTTACATCATTTCCAAGGGCTCTTTGGCAGAGGCCAATGCTTTGAAATTGGCCCGACAACTGCGTCAGCAGGGGCTAGGCGTAGAGCTGGACCTCAGCAGTAGCGCTTTTAGTAAGCAATTCAAACGGGCAGACCGCAGTGGAGCTTCAGTCGCTTTAGTTCTAGGGGACGAAGAAACCCAAGCTGGAACAGTACAAATCAAGTGGTTGAAGTCAGGCGAACAGCGAACTCTGGCGCAAACGCAGCTACTTACTGAAGCGCAGAGTTTGTTTAGAACCAGTTCAGAGGCTTAG